GCTGGGCGGCGCACAACCAGCGCATGCAGGCCAACAAGGCCGCCTTCGAGGCGCAGCAGCGCGCCTTCCACGAGAAGAACGACGCCATCAACAAGTCCATCGCGGAGACGTACGCCAGCCGCGACGCCGCGTCGGACCGCATGCACCACCGCTTCGTGAACTACATCAAGGACGAGGAGACGGTGCGCGACACCGCCAAGGGCACGCGCCACCAGGTCCAGACGGGCGCCAATCAGTACTGGATGAACGGCAATGGCCAGTACGTCCCGTCGAACAACCCGAACTACGACCCGAACCGCGACCCCAACCTCAACCACCAGCAGTGGAACGAGGCCGAGATCGAGGACTGAGCCGCCCCCATTCCCTGCCACCGTGCAGCCGGTTGCACAGCTACGCCCGGTGGGCGTGCCGTCCCCTGCACGGTGGCGCTGTCCCTCGCGCGCGGAGCCCCCGGACGCGCTGGTGGGCATCCTGGGTGCATGGCATCCTTTCCTGACTTCCGGAAAAGGGGATGCGGATGGCCTTGGAGCTGGCGGTGATCCTCGGTTGTGCGGCTGTTGTGTCCTTCATCCTGGGGATTGTCTTCGCGCTCCCCAGGAACCACTCCCAACAGACGCGTCGGCTCGGGGGCCGCCTGCTGATAGGGGGCGGCGTGCTGTCGACCGGCGCCGTGGTGGGGGCGGCCTGGGCGTTCTTCGAGTTCCTGTCGTCGCTCAGCTACTCGAAGGGGCGGGTGCTGCGCCTGCAAGGGCGTGCACGCGTGGCGCGCAGGGCGTTGGGGACGGGCTGGGCGGATGAGGCCGTGCCGGAGGTCTCCGGGCTCACCGCGTGGCAGCGGACGGTGCTCGGGGAGTTGTGGATGTATTCGGCGCGCATGGAGCACGCGTCGGTGCCGGCCTTCGCGAAGCTGTCGCTCCGGCTCTCCGCGCTGGGCGCTCCGTCGGCGTTGCTGGAGGACTGTCACCTGGCGGCGCTGGATGAGGTCCGCCATGCCCGGAGGTGCTTCGCGCTCGCCCGGGCCTACTCGGGCATGGCCTGGACGGCGGGGCCCATCCCGGAGCTGGGGCAGGACGGCGGACGGCCCCAGGCGACGGCCTCGGAGGACGACTGGGCCCGGCTGGCGCGCGGCTCCCTGCTGGATGGGTGCCTCGCGGAGGGCCTGGCCTCCCTGGTGGCGGCGGAGGGCGCGCGGCGGGCCTCGGACCCGGTGGTGCGCGAGACGCTGTCCGTCATCGCCGAGGACGAGGGCCGGCACGCCGAGCTGGGCTGGGACGTGCTCGACTTCGCGCTGGAGCGGGGCGGCGGGAGCGCGAAGGCCGGCCTGCGGCGGGCCCTGGCGGAGCTGGACTCACGCAGCACGCCCGCGCTCCCGCCCATCCCGGGGATGGACGAGGCCTTCCTGGCGCGCAATGGCCTGCTGCCCCAGGCGGAGCTGGGGCACTGGATGGGCGTGTGCATCCAACAGACACGGGCCCGGGCGCTTGCGCTCCTCACGCCGGGCAGCGCCCCTCGGGCGGATGACGAGGGACTTCGAACCGCCACCCTGTGAGGACCGCGGAGCCGCTCAAATCGCCTGCCAGGGAACGACGGTCTTCAGGTAGCCCTGACGGTTCGAGCG
The genomic region above belongs to Myxococcus guangdongensis and contains:
- a CDS encoding ferritin-like domain-containing protein — translated: MRMALELAVILGCAAVVSFILGIVFALPRNHSQQTRRLGGRLLIGGGVLSTGAVVGAAWAFFEFLSSLSYSKGRVLRLQGRARVARRALGTGWADEAVPEVSGLTAWQRTVLGELWMYSARMEHASVPAFAKLSLRLSALGAPSALLEDCHLAALDEVRHARRCFALARAYSGMAWTAGPIPELGQDGGRPQATASEDDWARLARGSLLDGCLAEGLASLVAAEGARRASDPVVRETLSVIAEDEGRHAELGWDVLDFALERGGGSAKAGLRRALAELDSRSTPALPPIPGMDEAFLARNGLLPQAELGHWMGVCIQQTRARALALLTPGSAPRADDEGLRTATL